A window of Rhinatrema bivittatum chromosome 2, aRhiBiv1.1, whole genome shotgun sequence contains these coding sequences:
- the PENK gene encoding proenkephalin-A: MRSMALLLRLCCCLMALTACLVLTVRAECSKDCASCTYQLGHHAEINPVACTLECEGKLPTAKAWDSCKELLQLAKLDLSQERQKEHENDQNLILAKKYGGFMKRYGGFMKKMDELYHVEPEEENKDGEVLPKRYGGFMKKGSDRDVSDLLKELLAAGDGDNSDTENYRDSYDSQGEVSKRYGGFMRSFKRSPELEDEAKELQKRYGGFMRRVGRPEWWLDYQKRYGGFMRRFADSFLPSDEDRESYSKEIPEMEKRYGGFMRF, encoded by the exons ATGCGT TCCATGGCTTTGCTCCTGAGGCTCTGTTGCTGCTTGATGgctctcactgcctgcctcgTCCTGACGGTCCGGGCAGAGTGCAGCAAGGACTGCGCTTCTTGCACTTACCAGCTGGGGCACCACGCAGAAATCAACCCTGTG GCTTGCACACTAGAATGTGAAGGGAAGCTACCAACTGCCAAAGCCTGGGACTCCTGTAAAGAGCTGCTACAACTGGCCAAACTAGATCTTTCCCAAGAAAGACAGAAGGAGCATGAAAATGATCAGAACCTCATACTAGCCAAGAAATATGGTGGCTTCATGAAAAGGTATGGTGGATTCATGAAGAAGATGGATGAGCTTTACCATGTAGAACCAGAGGAAGAGAACAAAGATGGAGAGGTACTTCCTAAGAGATATGGAGGGTTCATGAAGAAAGGCTCGGACAGAGATGTCTCTGATCTTCTCAAAGAGCTTCTTGCTGCTGGTGATGGGGATAACTCTGATACTGAAAATTATCGAGACAGTTATGATAGCCAGGGGGAAGTCAGCAAAAGGTATGGGGGTTTCATGAGAAGTTTTAAGAGAAGCCCAGAACTGGAAGATGAAGCCAAGGAGTTGCAAAAGAGATATGGTGGCTTTATGAGAAGAGTAGGGAGGCCAGAATGGTGGTTGGATTACCAGAAACGATATGGTGGATTTATGAGGCGCTTCGCTGATTCCTTTCTCCCATCAGATGAAGATAGAGAAAGCTATTCCAAAGAGATTCCAGAGATGGAAAAGAGATATGGTGGATTTATGAGATTTTAA